In Deltaproteobacteria bacterium, one genomic interval encodes:
- a CDS encoding fumarate hydratase — protein MSGIRDIPCSAVTDAVKGLFLEANNALGEDVLAALKQARKIEISELGRHALDQILENAVIAGSTSLPLCQDTGFSVIFLEVGQNVHLIAGDLREAIQDGVRQAYAEGYFRKSVCDPLTRANTTDNLPAVIYTEIVPGDRLKIIAMPKGGGSENMSGTAMLLPTAGYEGVKCYVAEQVQAAGSNACPPMIVGVGIGGTIEQSALLAKKALLRPVGRSNEQDARLRRLERESLYEINKSGIGPQGYGGIVTALAVHAEMMPCHIASLPVSVNIQCHVARNKEIIL, from the coding sequence ATGTCCGGCATAAGGGATATCCCCTGTTCGGCTGTAACCGATGCAGTGAAAGGCCTTTTTCTGGAAGCCAACAATGCCTTGGGAGAGGATGTCCTCGCCGCGCTGAAGCAGGCGAGAAAAATAGAAATATCCGAACTGGGACGCCATGCACTCGATCAGATTCTGGAGAATGCCGTCATAGCAGGATCAACTTCGTTGCCCCTTTGCCAGGACACGGGTTTTTCTGTAATTTTTCTAGAAGTCGGGCAGAATGTACATCTCATCGCAGGCGATCTCCGCGAGGCCATCCAGGACGGTGTTCGACAGGCTTACGCTGAAGGTTATTTTAGGAAATCGGTTTGCGATCCCCTGACCCGGGCCAATACGACGGACAACCTTCCTGCGGTGATTTACACGGAGATCGTGCCGGGGGACCGGTTGAAAATCATCGCTATGCCTAAAGGCGGCGGAAGTGAAAATATGAGCGGTACGGCCATGCTGCTGCCCACGGCCGGCTATGAGGGTGTCAAGTGCTACGTTGCGGAACAGGTGCAAGCGGCCGGTTCAAATGCCTGTCCGCCGATGATTGTTGGCGTCGGTATTGGCGGGACCATTGAGCAGTCTGCCTTGTTGGCAAAAAAAGCACTTCTTCGCCCCGTTGGACGATCCAATGAACAGGATGCAAGGCTGCGTCGATTGGAACGGGAAAGTCTGTATGAAATCAATAAATCAGGAATCGGTCCTCAAGGATACGGGGGCATAGTCACCGCTCTGGCCGTTCATGCCGAAATGATGCCCTGTCATATTGCCAGTCTTCCTGTATCGGTAAACATTCAATGTCATGTGGCCAGGAACAAGGAGATCATTCTCTGA